The genomic stretch CGCGATGATCCCCCTGCTGCTGGCCAAGGGCCCGGGCGCGGCGTCGCGGTTCTCGATGGGCGTGGTGATCGCCTCCGGCATGACCATCGGCACGCTGTTCACCCTGTTCGTGCTGCCGGCGTTCTACCTGTACCTGGCGCGCGACCATGCACACGATCCGCAGGCCGCAGGGGATGCGGACGCATTGCCGGAACCGCAGCACGGTTGACCGCATTGCGGATGATGCAAGACGAAAACGCCCGGGGAACCGGGCGTTTTTGTTTGGCGGTGACAACGGGCAGCTGCACCCGCCCCGGGTTCATTTCGCGAGGAACGGAATCCGCAAATGCCGTGCCATCGCCGCCGGACCCGCATCCGGTGCATATGGCAGCACGCCCCAGCACGACGCCGGCAGGCGTTCGCGCAGCATCGCCAGATTGTCTTCGACGCGCTCCATCGCCGGATCGACGTGCGAACCGATCCAGCCGGCAAGATGCAACCCATCGGCAGCAATCGCGTGCGCGCTGAGCAACGCATGGTTGAGGCAGCCCAGCCGCAGCCCGACGACAAGCACCACCGGCAGCCGCAGCGCGCGCACCAGGTCGGCCTGCATCAGCGATGCCGACAGCGGCGCGGCCCAACCGCCCACGCCCTCGACGACCACCGCATCACTGCGCGACGCCAGCCGCGCATGCGCATCGAGGAGTGGCGGCAAGGCTACCTCGACCCCGGCATCGCGCGCCGCCAGTTCCGGCGCCAGCGGATGTTCCAGCGCGAACGGATTGATGTCGGCATAGGCGATGCCGGCCTCGCCCGCCGCCTGCAAGGCCAGCGCATCCTCGTTCTGCCACGCGCCGTCGATGCGCTCGCAGCCGCTGGCCACCGGCTTCATGCCTACTGCGCGCAGGCCTTGGCCCCGCAATGCATGCAGCAACGCGCAACTGGTGAAGGTCTTGCCGATGCCGGTATCGGTGCCGGTGACGTAGATCGAAAACATCAGGCGATGCCTGCCGCGCATCGTGACCGCGCGCGGCGCATGGCCGCCTTGGCGATGAGCGGCGAGAACGACATCAGCGCATACACCATGCCGGGCGCACCGGCGAGCCACGGCGTGATGCGGCCCGGCAATCCCACCGCCACCGCGATGGACAGCAGCGCCACCAGCACGCTCCAGCCCCAGCTGGCGGCGTAGCCATACGTGCGCACCGTCTCTTCCGCGTCCAGCTGCAATGCTTGACGCCTGCGCCACGCATGCGCGTACAGCGCCAGCATGCTGCCGGCCAGCGTGGCGTAGGCCAATCCGTAGATGGAGAACATCGCCCGCAGGTCGCCCACGGAAGCCAACTGCACCGGCGTCGGGAACCAGCCGCCACTGATCCAGTAGAACAGCGCGCCGAACACGATCTTCAGCGGATACACATAGACCAGCACCAGGAACACCAGCAGCAGGCTCAGCCAGACACCGGCACCGTCATTCATGCCGTAACGCCGGCTCCAGCTCGCATGCGAATACCAGAAGAACGCGATCTGCGCGAACGATGCGGCGAACGCCGGAATGCCCTTGAGTGCCTCGATCAGGGCCGGGATGCTGTCCGGAATCGCATCCAGCGAAATCACCAGCAAGGTGACGGCGAAGGCAAAGGCGGCGTCCACGAAGGCTTCCAGCCGCGTCACCTGCTCGCCGCGCTCGAGGAAACCGTCGGGCATGCGCCGCAAGGAGGGGGGTTCGCTCATGCCGCCAGCATAGCGTGCGCGCTGCTAGACTCGGCGCATGAGTTTTTCCGCCACCACACTCACCGGCAGCAAGCCGGAACAGTACGCCCAGCTGCTGGAGCAGGCGCGCGCGCTGCTGCACGGCGAGCGCGACCGCACCGCCAACGCCGCCAACCTGTCCGCGCTGGTCTACCACGCGCTGCCCGACCTCAACTGGGTCGGCTTCTACTTCTTCGACGGCACCGAACTGGTGGTGGGCCCCTTCCAGGGCCTGCCCGCCTGCGTGCGTATCCCGCTGTCCAAGGGCGTGTGCGGCGCCGCCGCCAGCACCCGCGCCACCCAGCGGGTGGAAGACGTGGACGCGTTCCCCGGCCACATCGCCTGCGATTCGGCCAGCCGCTCCGAGCTGGTGGTCCCGCTGTACCAGGGCGATGCGCTGCTGGGCGTGTTCGACATCGACAGTCCGATCCCCGCGCGTTTTTCCGTTGAAGACCAGCATGGCCTGGAAGCGATCGCCCGGGCGTAC from Thermomonas sp. XSG encodes the following:
- a CDS encoding GAF domain-containing protein — protein: MSFSATTLTGSKPEQYAQLLEQARALLHGERDRTANAANLSALVYHALPDLNWVGFYFFDGTELVVGPFQGLPACVRIPLSKGVCGAAASTRATQRVEDVDAFPGHIACDSASRSELVVPLYQGDALLGVFDIDSPIPARFSVEDQHGLEAIARAYLESLG
- a CDS encoding TMEM175 family protein yields the protein MSEPPSLRRMPDGFLERGEQVTRLEAFVDAAFAFAVTLLVISLDAIPDSIPALIEALKGIPAFAASFAQIAFFWYSHASWSRRYGMNDGAGVWLSLLLVFLVLVYVYPLKIVFGALFYWISGGWFPTPVQLASVGDLRAMFSIYGLAYATLAGSMLALYAHAWRRRQALQLDAEETVRTYGYAASWGWSVLVALLSIAVAVGLPGRITPWLAGAPGMVYALMSFSPLIAKAAMRRARSRCAAGIA
- the bioD gene encoding dethiobiotin synthase, giving the protein MFSIYVTGTDTGIGKTFTSCALLHALRGQGLRAVGMKPVASGCERIDGAWQNEDALALQAAGEAGIAYADINPFALEHPLAPELAARDAGVEVALPPLLDAHARLASRSDAVVVEGVGGWAAPLSASLMQADLVRALRLPVVLVVGLRLGCLNHALLSAHAIAADGLHLAGWIGSHVDPAMERVEDNLAMLRERLPASCWGVLPYAPDAGPAAMARHLRIPFLAK